One window of Papaver somniferum cultivar HN1 chromosome 9, ASM357369v1, whole genome shotgun sequence genomic DNA carries:
- the LOC113310108 gene encoding protein LATERAL ROOT PRIMORDIUM 1-like isoform X2 yields MGMVGLRSSDVLFVAPASSFQQHQQNHHHQDPFYAHDHHHHQQQNPMNNSGNNNNSPTALGIGVIPLLTTSVSTQLWQNQQTHHNVNYPVVKKPVLINYENSLDQSNISIFNNNNHNSNNNNNHGAGNVTIAGFAGGADAGNNANLSMISSSSTKTCHDCGNQAKKDCSHNRCRTCCKSRGYDCSTHIKSTWVSASRRRDRQLISPLGNNDDQQQGDVGGGTSSGSTSGVKKPRLVPSQNQTASHTSTSNNNTPPRSFDTSSSHHHQDASFREALPKQVHAPAAFKCVRVSPIGDGEEEIAYQAIVKIGGHVFKGFLYNKGIVSGNEGLPNISELHLGGSGKNWPSSSQIIDHSDVYGGAATGLLGSGVRVWERV; encoded by the exons ATGGGTATGGTGGGTTTAAGAAGTAGTGATGTTCTTTTTGTTGCTCCTGCATCATCATTTCAGCAACATCaacaaaatcatcatcatcaagatccaTTCTATGCtcatgatcatcatcatcatcaacagcaaAACCCCATGAACAATTCAGGAAACAACAACAATTCTCCAACAGCTCTAGGAATAGGTGTTATACCCCTTCTTACTACGTCTGTGTCTACACAATTATGGCAAAATCAACAAACCCATCATAATGTGAATTACCCTGTTGTTAAAAAACCCGTCTTGATCAATTATGAAAACTCTCTAGATCAATCCAATATTAGTATATTTAACAATAATAatcataatagtaataataataacaaccatGGAGCTGGTAATGTTACTATTGCTGGTTTTGCTGGTGGTGCTGATGCTGGAAACAATGCTAATTTATCAatgatatcatcatcatcaacaaaaaccTGTCATGATTGTGGAAATCAAGCTAAGAAAGATTGTAGTCATAACCGTTGTAGAACATGTTGCAAGAGCCGTGGGTATGATTGTTCTACTCATATCAAGAGCACTTGGGTCTCAGCATCTCGGCGTCGGGATCGTCAGTTGATTTCTCCTTTAGGAAATAATGATGATCAACAGCAAGGTGATGTTGGCGGTGGTACTTCTTCTGGGTCTACTTCTGGTGTTAAGAAACCGAGACTAGTTCCATCTCAGAATCAAACTGCATCTCATACTTCTACTTCTAATAATAATACTCCACCTAGAAGCTTTGATACCAGCTCTAGTCACCATCACCAAG ATGCAAGCTTTCGAGAAGCATTGCCAAAGCAAGTCCATGCACCGGCAGCGTTTAAGTGTGTACGTGTGTCACCAATTGGGGATGGGGAAGAAGAGATAGCGTACCAAGCTATTGTAAAGATTGGTGGGCATGTGTTCAAAGGATTTCTGTATAATAAAGGAATAGTGAGTGGTAATGAAGGTCTTCCAAACATATCCGAGTTGCATTTGGGGGGTAGTGGGAAAAATTGGCCTTCTTCGTCACAAATTATAGATCATTCTGATGTATATGGTGGAGCTGCGACTGGATTGCTTGGATCTGGAG TTAGAGTATGGGAGAGAGTTTAG
- the LOC113310108 gene encoding protein LATERAL ROOT PRIMORDIUM 1-like isoform X1, whose protein sequence is MGMVGLRSSDVLFVAPASSFQQHQQNHHHQDPFYAHDHHHHQQQNPMNNSGNNNNSPTALGIGVIPLLTTSVSTQLWQNQQTHHNVNYPVVKKPVLINYENSLDQSNISIFNNNNHNSNNNNNHGAGNVTIAGFAGGADAGNNANLSMISSSSTKTCHDCGNQAKKDCSHNRCRTCCKSRGYDCSTHIKSTWVSASRRRDRQLISPLGNNDDQQQGDVGGGTSSGSTSGVKKPRLVPSQNQTASHTSTSNNNTPPRSFDTSSSHHHQDASFREALPKQVHAPAAFKCVRVSPIGDGEEEIAYQAIVKIGGHVFKGFLYNKGIVSGNEGLPNISELHLGGSGKNWPSSSQIIDHSDVYGGAATGLLGSGGMSFGIPAIH, encoded by the exons ATGGGTATGGTGGGTTTAAGAAGTAGTGATGTTCTTTTTGTTGCTCCTGCATCATCATTTCAGCAACATCaacaaaatcatcatcatcaagatccaTTCTATGCtcatgatcatcatcatcatcaacagcaaAACCCCATGAACAATTCAGGAAACAACAACAATTCTCCAACAGCTCTAGGAATAGGTGTTATACCCCTTCTTACTACGTCTGTGTCTACACAATTATGGCAAAATCAACAAACCCATCATAATGTGAATTACCCTGTTGTTAAAAAACCCGTCTTGATCAATTATGAAAACTCTCTAGATCAATCCAATATTAGTATATTTAACAATAATAatcataatagtaataataataacaaccatGGAGCTGGTAATGTTACTATTGCTGGTTTTGCTGGTGGTGCTGATGCTGGAAACAATGCTAATTTATCAatgatatcatcatcatcaacaaaaaccTGTCATGATTGTGGAAATCAAGCTAAGAAAGATTGTAGTCATAACCGTTGTAGAACATGTTGCAAGAGCCGTGGGTATGATTGTTCTACTCATATCAAGAGCACTTGGGTCTCAGCATCTCGGCGTCGGGATCGTCAGTTGATTTCTCCTTTAGGAAATAATGATGATCAACAGCAAGGTGATGTTGGCGGTGGTACTTCTTCTGGGTCTACTTCTGGTGTTAAGAAACCGAGACTAGTTCCATCTCAGAATCAAACTGCATCTCATACTTCTACTTCTAATAATAATACTCCACCTAGAAGCTTTGATACCAGCTCTAGTCACCATCACCAAG ATGCAAGCTTTCGAGAAGCATTGCCAAAGCAAGTCCATGCACCGGCAGCGTTTAAGTGTGTACGTGTGTCACCAATTGGGGATGGGGAAGAAGAGATAGCGTACCAAGCTATTGTAAAGATTGGTGGGCATGTGTTCAAAGGATTTCTGTATAATAAAGGAATAGTGAGTGGTAATGAAGGTCTTCCAAACATATCCGAGTTGCATTTGGGGGGTAGTGGGAAAAATTGGCCTTCTTCGTCACAAATTATAGATCATTCTGATGTATATGGTGGAGCTGCGACTGGATTGCTTGGATCTGGAGGTATGAGTTTCGGAATACCTGCCATACATTAA